One Campylobacter pinnipediorum subsp. caledonicus genomic window carries:
- a CDS encoding DUF5416 family protein, whose amino-acid sequence MNNIAYYDKNFNDYSLIANNDYNLLILKSNNVCDIINSDIEKLVFKDCEKEISEFLDRYVEIFLFRDEVKLDDFKDRVYLLKLILKGYDENHDKLEFDMKSLNLKSPYRYSITDKSIDINVNVDNDFFSVKEFLYTIKYKFLNPCDKSVFLYINGDLVYDNQIKNIGRL is encoded by the coding sequence ATGAATAATATTGCTTATTATGATAAAAATTTTAATGATTATAGCTTGATTGCTAATAATGATTATAATTTATTAATATTAAAGAGCAATAATGTTTGTGATATAATAAATTCTGATATAGAAAAATTAGTTTTTAAAGATTGTGAAAAAGAAATTTCTGAATTTTTAGATAGATACGTTGAAATTTTTTTGTTTAGAGATGAAGTTAAACTTGATGATTTTAAAGATAGAGTTTATTTGCTTAAGTTGATTTTAAAAGGTTATGATGAAAATCACGATAAACTTGAATTTGATATGAAAAGTTTAAATCTAAAATCACCTTATAGGTATTCTATAACAGATAAAAGCATAGATATCAACGTTAATGTTGACAATGATTTTTTTAGTGTAAAAGAATTTCTTTATACTATAAAATATAAATTTTTAAATCCTTGTGATAAAAGTGTGTTTTTATATATTAATGGGGATTTGGTTTATGACAATCAAATAAAAAATATAGGGAGATTATAG
- a CDS encoding HlyD family type I secretion periplasmic adaptor subunit, whose amino-acid sequence MSSLSEAVLAKAPSNSRNLLYIIFFTIFWLVFWSSQAEIDEITRGTGKIIPSGKNQSIQNLEGGIVQEILVKEGDEVKKDQVILKINNKNFSSSYGESQIRFKELQAKFLRLDAEANDKEFKFDSVRDVNNSKAIFYEVSLYNSNKAQLNEQLMILTEQLIQRQSELRELRNKIEQTERSYSLSVKEKDIMEPLFKKGLVSEVEYLQFRRRLNDLKGELDLAKLSISRVQSTINEVENKIEESKLAFKNNAKKELNEVSAEMARLNESQINLSDRVDRTFVRSPVNGIVSKLMIHTVSGVIKPGENIAEIVPVEDKLVAEIKVKPADVAFLRQGLDTVVKFTAYDFSIYGGLKGKVTQISADTETNEKTGDSYYLVRVETDKNYLGNEKKQLKIKVGMIVSADIITGKKTILDYLLKPILKAKNNALTER is encoded by the coding sequence ATGTCAAGTCTTTCAGAGGCTGTTTTGGCTAAAGCACCTTCAAATTCAAGAAATTTGCTTTATATTATATTTTTTACTATTTTTTGGTTAGTTTTTTGGTCATCTCAAGCGGAAATAGATGAGATAACAAGAGGCACAGGAAAAATCATTCCTTCAGGCAAAAATCAATCAATACAAAATCTAGAAGGTGGTATTGTTCAAGAAATTTTAGTAAAAGAGGGCGATGAAGTAAAAAAAGATCAGGTTATTTTAAAGATTAATAACAAAAATTTTTCAAGTAGTTATGGTGAATCACAAATAAGGTTTAAAGAGCTGCAGGCTAAATTTCTAAGGCTTGATGCCGAAGCTAATGACAAAGAATTTAAATTCGATTCAGTTAGAGATGTTAATAATAGCAAGGCTATATTTTATGAAGTAAGTTTATATAATTCTAATAAGGCACAACTTAATGAACAACTAATGATACTTACAGAACAACTAATTCAGCGTCAAAGTGAATTAAGAGAGTTAAGAAATAAGATAGAACAAACAGAGAGAAGTTATTCTTTGTCTGTTAAAGAAAAAGACATAATGGAGCCTTTGTTTAAAAAAGGTCTTGTTAGTGAGGTTGAGTATTTACAGTTTAGAAGAAGACTTAATGATTTAAAAGGGGAGCTTGATTTAGCAAAACTATCTATATCTAGGGTCCAATCAACAATCAATGAAGTTGAGAACAAAATAGAAGAGTCAAAACTAGCTTTTAAAAACAATGCGAAGAAAGAATTAAATGAAGTTTCGGCAGAAATGGCACGCTTGAATGAATCTCAAATAAATTTAAGCGATAGGGTTGATCGAACATTTGTTAGGTCTCCTGTTAACGGTATTGTTAGTAAGCTTATGATTCATACTGTTTCTGGAGTTATAAAACCTGGAGAAAACATAGCTGAGATAGTTCCTGTTGAAGATAAGCTTGTTGCTGAGATTAAGGTTAAACCGGCTGATGTTGCATTTTTGAGACAAGGGCTTGATACAGTTGTTAAGTTTACAGCTTATGATTTTAGTATTTATGGTGGATTAAAAGGTAAAGTTACCCAAATAAGTGCCGATACCGAGACAAATGAGAAAACCGGAGATAGTTACTATCTTGTAAGGGTCGAGACTGATAAAAATTATTTGGGTAATGAGAAAAAACAACTTAAAATTAAAGTAGGTATGATTGTGAGTGCCGATATTATTACTGGCAAGAAAACGATCTTAGATTATTTGTTAAAACCTATTTTAAAAGCAAAAAACAATGCTTTAACAGAGAGATAG
- a CDS encoding type I secretion system permease/ATPase, which translates to MLNTVKKDELLECLVIFTKLHNNPYSADALTIGLPVEDGEEVELFSLSGSKSLFSRAAMRAGFASTLVKKQLEDISPLVLPCILMLRGKRACILQSINSDKTTANIIVPDIANGVSTIELEKLKNEYLGYAYYLKKEFSPDESSSSHLLENTKEHWFWGTLKKSKKIYFDVIIATFIINLFVLASPLFTMNVYDRVVPNNAVETLWVLAIGVLVVYLIDFFLKFIRSYFLEIAGKKSDIIMSSILFERVMDLKLTNRPKSVGSFASNLKEFDVIRNFFSSASLAAIVDLPFSIIFLLTIYFIGSYLVFAPIATMFIILIYTFSIKNPLQNAIKSTFEASAAKNGILIESLNGLETIKTLGASGHVQWNWEEATGEISSRSIKSKMITTSITTITAFLVHLNTIAIVVMGVYMIKDTNLTMGGLIATVILSGRAIAPMGQVAALVANFEQTKTAYKGIDNIMNMPVERPEGKKFVRRNTFQGKIEFKNVSFAYPETVKGSLDRVNFTIQVGEKVAIIGRNGSGKTTIQKLMLGLYAPTDGSVLIDGIDINQIDPADLRRNIAYVPQDVLLFKGTVRENIVQKAPYADDMQIIRAAKISGVDEYVNMHPLGFDMPVLERGDGISGGQRQSIALARAFLLDSPIILLDEPTNSLDSTVENKLKQNLKINLANKTMVLVTHRMSLLDLVDRIIVLDNGKVLLDGNRDEILKKLSGK; encoded by the coding sequence ATGTTAAATACAGTAAAAAAAGATGAATTATTAGAATGTCTTGTCATTTTTACAAAGCTTCATAACAATCCTTATAGTGCAGATGCCCTAACCATAGGTCTTCCTGTTGAAGATGGAGAAGAGGTTGAGCTGTTTTCATTAAGTGGTTCAAAATCACTTTTTTCAAGAGCTGCTATGAGGGCAGGGTTTGCTTCTACTCTTGTAAAAAAACAACTTGAAGACATATCCCCTCTTGTTTTACCTTGTATATTAATGCTAAGAGGTAAAAGAGCTTGCATACTTCAGAGTATAAACTCAGATAAAACTACAGCAAATATTATAGTTCCAGATATAGCAAATGGTGTTAGCACTATAGAATTAGAAAAATTAAAGAATGAATACCTTGGCTATGCTTATTATCTAAAAAAAGAATTTTCTCCAGATGAGTCTAGTTCTTCACATTTGCTTGAAAATACTAAAGAGCATTGGTTTTGGGGAACACTTAAAAAATCAAAAAAAATATATTTTGATGTTATTATAGCTACTTTTATTATAAATTTATTTGTTCTTGCTAGTCCTCTTTTTACAATGAATGTTTATGATAGGGTTGTTCCTAATAATGCTGTTGAAACATTATGGGTTTTGGCTATTGGTGTTTTAGTTGTGTATTTGATAGATTTTTTCTTAAAATTTATAAGGTCTTATTTTCTTGAAATTGCTGGTAAAAAAAGCGATATTATTATGAGCTCTATTCTTTTTGAAAGAGTTATGGATTTAAAATTAACAAATAGACCAAAATCAGTAGGCTCTTTTGCTAGTAATCTTAAAGAATTTGATGTTATAAGAAATTTCTTTTCTTCGGCATCTTTGGCTGCTATTGTTGATTTACCATTTTCTATAATATTTTTGCTTACTATTTATTTTATAGGTAGCTATTTGGTTTTTGCACCTATTGCAACTATGTTTATTATACTTATATACACATTTTCAATTAAAAATCCTTTGCAAAATGCAATAAAAAGCACATTTGAGGCGTCTGCTGCAAAAAATGGTATATTAATAGAAAGTCTAAATGGACTTGAAACGATAAAAACACTTGGTGCAAGTGGTCATGTTCAGTGGAATTGGGAAGAGGCTACTGGTGAAATATCTAGCAGAAGCATAAAATCAAAGATGATAACAACATCTATAACTACAATAACTGCTTTCTTGGTACATCTTAACACAATTGCGATCGTTGTTATGGGTGTTTATATGATTAAAGATACTAACCTTACTATGGGTGGTTTGATAGCAACTGTTATTCTCTCTGGGCGTGCTATTGCTCCAATGGGGCAAGTAGCTGCGCTTGTGGCTAATTTTGAACAAACAAAAACAGCATATAAAGGTATAGATAATATCATGAATATGCCAGTTGAAAGACCAGAAGGTAAAAAATTTGTTAGAAGAAATACTTTTCAAGGTAAAATAGAATTTAAAAATGTTAGCTTTGCATATCCTGAAACAGTAAAAGGTTCTTTGGATAGAGTTAATTTTACAATACAAGTTGGAGAAAAAGTTGCAATAATTGGAAGAAATGGCTCTGGAAAAACAACTATACAAAAGCTTATGCTTGGCTTATATGCACCGACAGATGGTTCTGTGCTTATAGATGGAATCGATATAAATCAAATCGATCCAGCTGACTTAAGAAGAAATATAGCATATGTTCCACAAGATGTTTTGTTATTTAAAGGAACGGTTAGGGAAAATATAGTTCAAAAAGCACCTTATGCTGATGATATGCAAATTATTAGAGCTGCAAAAATAAGTGGCGTTGATGAATATGTTAACATGCATCCTTTGGGTTTTGATATGCCAGTTCTTGAGCGTGGAGATGGTATAAGTGGAGGCCAAAGACAAAGTATAGCGCTAGCAAGAGCATTTTTGCTTGATAGTCCTATAATTTTGCTCGATGAGCCTACAAATTCCTTAGATAGCACCGTTGAAAACAAACTAAAACAAAATTTAAAAATAAACTTAGCAAATAAAACGATGGTTTTAGTTACTCACAGAATGTCTTTACTTGATTTGGTAGATAGAATTATAGTTCTTGATAATGGCAAAGTATTACTTGATGGTAATAGAGATGAGATTTTAAAAAAATTAAGCGGGAAATAA